In Lolium rigidum isolate FL_2022 chromosome 7, APGP_CSIRO_Lrig_0.1, whole genome shotgun sequence, the DNA window TCACTGCTATTTGAAAGGTATTCACCGATAAGGAAGTAGAGCACCAAAAGATGGACAACAAACAAAGTAGACATCTGAAAAAGAAAACCATGGTACCTTCAACATTTCCTGGGTACTATTTCAGAAACTTAGAAGCACCTCAAACAAAAAATTGCAAAAGGAAAACCATATCCTAGAAAAGGATCCCGTAAACAAAGCTATAAGCATAAAGTTTCATCACATATGCAAAGCACATAATACTGTAAGAAAATCATAACCAGTTCAAGAAATATCTGAAGAGCTAATAAAGCAAAATCAAAATAAATTGCACTGATGGACATTACAAAGATACATCGCATAACCAGTTTCCAACTAAATAACCTACTCAAAGGTTGCTATCTCTACATTTCTTCCCAAACTTCATTTCTTCGatgaaaaacacacaaaaaagggGTTAATTAACGATCAGGACGTGTTGACATATGAAGCAAGAAGCATTTTTTCATCCGTATGTAGCAAATTACATCTGTGTAAACCCAGCAGTATCAAAACATTGAGAAAAAAGGTCCTGGAATCAAAGATGGATTTGTATTAAGGAAAAGAATGATACAAACCTTAACAAAGCAGAGGAGCACAGAACCAGAGCCCAGTTGAGGATGTAACGAGAAACAAACCTACGAAATCGTAGAACCTGCAAAGTGAAAGGGAACAATCAGCCAACAACCACACCGTAAAGCAGGGCAGCAGCGAGAAAAGGTATATCTTCAAATTTTGGTCTATGAGGCAGTGAAGAAAATCCATGTGATGTGTTATGGCAAGAAATAGGGCAGAGCACCCTTCCAGTAGTTGGAGCAGCAAACATGTTCATAAGCGAATTTGATGTGGAATCCTGGTTTTCCTGTACTCATTAGGCTACTTAGAAGATATTTTCTCATGTTTTCACACATAATAAGTTATGAACCAATCAAACCTACTCACCAATCACTATAGGATATAAGTCATATATCTTGGGTGCTTAAATAACTTCTCCAGCATAGCGATAGGAATAATAATAACAAGGTGCGTACTCACAAGGGGGTCCAATCGTCATGGACATCTCACCACTGAGCCAACGTGAACGAGGGAAGGGTAAAATGCACGACTCAGAATCACCGCGGAAGGGAAAACGTGTACGACCAAGTGAATCGGACGGCCAACGAAGAGTTGCCCCCTGGAGTGCCTCAGTTGGCCGGGTAGCCTAGCGGCATTTAGAAGTAGAACAAGAGAAAGAACAAAACCACTTGTAAAAATAGGCAGTACTCACTTGTTCCAAagatttatttaaaaaaaaagacTTAATTGATGTCAACTAATCTATGCTATTCTTTTAAAGTGGAATTTCCCTCCCAGATTATCTCATTTATCCATTCTATATGGCTGTAACTCACTTGTTCctaagatttttttttcaaatacttCATTGATGTCAACTAATCTATGCTATTCTTTTAAAGTGGAATTTCTTTCCCAGATTATCTCATTTATCCATTCTATATATAAAATTACAAGAAGATTGACTATCTTTCATGCATTAGTCCAGGAATCAGCTATGCATTCTAACAAATACGGACAACATGCATATCCAAAGTAGAAGTTGAAAGACATGCATGGTAGCTAGTACATTACATGTCCGTCACTATGCCGGGTCAACTTCAACATCGAGTCCCTTAAGCTGCAACAATAGAAAGTTCAGAAGAAGGTAATTAAATTTTGTGTAAATGAAGCTTCAAAAAGTGCAAAATATAGCTATTAGGGCAATTAAGCAAGTAAAAGACTACAGGGTCAAGGGTAACACCGACAAAAACCCGTAAGTACGAGATAGCTGTAAAAGAAATGCACAACAACAAATATTTCCAAGTACATCAAATTTAAAACATGTTGATTCTTTTAGAGTTGAACATTGGCAGGCATGTTTATTAGTCAAAGAATCAAAGCAGCAGGAACTTAAATAACTGGTTATTAACCTTATTTTGCACTCCTATAGTTCTAGGGCTTCAATATATTCTTGCAAAGAGCAAATACGTAAACATCATTTCTCGGAGCAAAGTAAATATTAGCTGGGAATCTCCATTTACAAAAACTATGTTGCATTAGAAGCAATATATGTTAAAACCAAAACTCAGCTAAGAGAAGTTAAGAAAAGCCTATACTGCAACGCAGCATTGCACAACTAGAAGATACCTGACAGCCTTTAATGGATTTACTGAAACTTTATGTTCCTTCACCAACTGCAAAATATGGAAATAATTAGATAGTTGCATTCAATATAACCCAATACTACATTGCTTGTTTCACAAATCAAATAAAGATGCACTTCAACGCAAGACTTTAGGGGTAGGCTTCTCATCACATCACTGGAACGACAAAAAAATCCCGAGAAACTGTCAAACAATGTGTGGTATTAACAAAGTTTTTTTCAAAGAAAATGACCTATCATAAAAAATAACCAGCAATAATTATTTAGAGATTTTCTTTTAGTAAAAAATGCATCATTGAGTCCAAATTGTACCTCTCCCTTTGCGTCTGCATCGAGGACGAAACAACAATCTCTTTTAGAAACCTACAAATGACAACCCAGAAGAAAATTCATTCACAAACCTTCATATCAGTAGGTTATTGTACGGAGCAGTTGAACCCACAATTCAACCATATAGGGAAAAGAAGGTACCATGGATTGTCACAACCAGCATAGAAACAATCAATACCTGAAcaagcatagaaaataaaaaggaggaacaAAAATTTCTCACCTCACCATGACATCACAAGAACTCACGCCAAGCTCCGCAAGCAACCCTCAACCGTATTTCCCGCCCGTAGCTTAAAGAGAGGAGATATAGAATTCGAGAAACAAGATTGTGTGGAGACAACAGAGTACAAGAGACAAGGAAATAGCGGTGTGGAAGATATGATTTCTTGTACCGGACATGGAAAATATTAACTCACATGCTGCCTATTATCACCATTGGTAAGAATCTTCCGTACACCGAAACCCTAGATGCAAGATAGAGGACCCAAATTCCCGTGACTCTTCTTTTGCTCAAATCCATGCCTAAGCTGAAAAATAGCAGTGAACCATCATCAACATCAATGGTTTTAATGAGAATAATAGAATGACCAAATCTATTAAGAACTCTAAATATCCACATATGGAGAATATGACCAGAAAATTTAGAAATAGTCAATACACATACAAATATAAATGCAGATCTAGAGCACATGAGTGTCTGAAACAGTATTGTGTGGAGACAACAGAGTACAAGAGACAAGGAAATAGCGGTGTGGAAGATATGATTTCTTGTACCAGACATGGAAAATATTAACTCACATGCTGCCTATTATCACCATTGGTAAGAATCTTCTCGTACACTCGAAACCCTAGATGCAAGATAGAGGACCCAAATTCCTGTGACTCTTCTTTTGCTCAAATCCATGCCTAAGCTGAAAAATAGCAGTGAACCATCATCAACATCAATGGTTTTAATGAGAATAATAGAATGACCAAATCTATTAAGAACTCTAAATATCCATATATATAGAATATGACCAGAAAATTTAGAAATAGTCAATACACATACAAATATAAATGCAGATCTAGAGCACATGAATGTCTGCTGGCTCCAATCTCTCTGCAATTCCTGAATTTCCTGAAGGGAGAAGTAGAATGGACGCAGGGGGCGTCATGTACATAAGAAAAACTGTACCTTTCCGATTGTGGCCGTGGTCGTGCCTCCTCTGTATGCCACACCTGCTTTCCCTCCTGCAGTCTCAGGCGTCGCCCGATCTGTGGATAGAGAGAAAGTGAAAGAGGGATCTGAGGGACATTGAGAGGAAGAGAAGGGCTTCACTCATGGAGGAGTCCCTCATCACCCTTGCTCCCCTGTTTGGTAGCTTTACCCCACCAGTGGTTGCATCCGCTgaaaatgaagaagctcaaacaTGAGAGAGGTAAAGAAAGCtgagagaaagagaggaagacgacgacgacctcGCCACCTGTGTTGCCGGCCTCCTCCAGGACGCGCTCCTGCAGCACTTCCCCTCACCCGGCAACGGCTCGCCGCTCTTCCACCGGCTCTATCTGGGCGAagacggcggctagggtttcgacggaggccgccgccgagcaTACGTCGGCCATGGTGTGGAGGagccgcgacggcggcgtcgaCCCGAGGCGGCGCCCTCCCACCTCCTCAACGCACGACGACGCACGCGACGGAGGAgccgcggcggcgacgcgctgttcctcCCGTCGTCGTTTCTTGGGCGGTCCCGGTCGATCTGGTGCAAGGGGCTTGGCAAGGAGGTGGGGATGGCAGAGGGGAAAGATGGGGTGGCGCCGGAGGGGCCGGAGACGGTGCTCTgattgggggaggaggagagctAGGGATTGGCGAGGAGAGGGCTCGTGCGGTGATTGGGGAAGAGAGGGAGGCGGCGGATTGGAGGGTGCCCCGggcgatctaggttttcactTCTGCCCCGCGGATGCGTGAATGAAGGCGACACAAAACGAGCAGCCTCGCTATCTCTGTCTGTCGGCCCCGCAAGAGCCTGGTCCCAGCTATCATGGACTCATCCAGAGAAGCCGCAGGTGAAAAAGAAACCACAACGGCTGCTGTCAAAAGTGGGTGTGAGAAGTTACTGCAGCATGCGTATTGGACGGACCAGATTGGTTTGCCCCTTTCAGATGgcctggttgagagggtagtcttGGAGCTTTTATAGGAGGAATACGCCGCCAGGGCTAGTCATGGCCTGTCTCATTTACCGGTGGGGCGGTGTCTCACTATCGCCACCGATTCTTTTTTATGATACCAATGCTATTCGTATTCTAGAATTTttgcataccttgattatttatttatttttgtaatGCACTGACATGCTCAAAATGTTACTGTATTTGTCGTAAAGACGCACGGGAGTCTGCTCCGTCAGAGCGCCTACACTAGAAAAAAAGTTCTAAATGATGGAGAAGGTTTGTACAGATAAAACAGAACATGACAAGAAGGAATCTTGACTGCTCACCACTGTGGCACCTGAAGCCACCAACAAGAGCCACCACCACTAGTGCGCTGCCCCGTGGTAGAACGGAGAGCCCTTCGCCTCACTTTTCGTTCATCTCAACAAAGTGGAACATGTAGGCGCGCACGGCGACCATCGCGGTTCACGGGACGCACGAAGTCACGCATCTGCCTCTACAAAAACGTCCAAAATTCCTTCTGCCCAAGGTGTGAAAAATGGCGCCCTTGTTTGCTTTCTCTTCGCCTGATCTGCTTGTTCCCCTCCTCCCTGTCCTCCTCAGGCTGCGCAGCGCAGCGCTACTCTCTAGCTTTCCTTTTTGGAGTTCTGCTTGTCGCGAGCTCGCGTGCTCCGCTCTTCTGCTCGTGCAACTTTCAAAAATCTCCATTTCCCCCGCGCAGCATTCGCCTCGTTCTGCTATAAAACTTATCCAATCCTACTCGGTCAAACCCAGGCGATCCAAGAGATCACCCAAAATGCCTCATTTCCACCGTTGTTTATCCATGCTCCCGCTCATGATCCTCCTCTTCCATCTCCCGACATGGTTTGTCCATGGAGAGGTCGCCAATGGTGGCCACCAAGACCTCCCTTTCCTCCTCTCCTTCAAATCCTACAACAATGTTGCCGCCCTCGAGACATGGGTCGGCCCCAACCCATGCTCCGGCTCATGGCTCGGGGTTAGGTGCTCCAGGGGCAGGGTCGCGGGCGTCTTCTTGGACGACGCCGCACTGCTGGGCAGCGTGGCTCCTCTCCTTGGTCTCACCCAGATCAGGGTGCTCGCCGTCAGGAACAACTCCCTGACCGGCACTCTCCCTCCCCTGAACAACTCCACCAGCCCGAGGTTGAGGCACCTGCTGCTCTCCCACAACAATATCAGCGGGAGCCTCAATCTTTCGCTGCCTTCTCTGGTCACTCTCAGGGCAGAGCACAACAGTTTCAGTGGCGGCTTGCAGGAGCTGCGCGTGCCAATGATCGCAAGGTTCAACGTGTCCGTTAACAAGCTCGCCGGGGACATCTCCAGCTCCCTGTCGAGGTTCCCAAGCTCGTCATTCGGCGGGAATCTCGATCTCTGCGGCAAGCCTCTCCCAAGATGTGTCCATGCGTACAACAATGCAGTGCAATATAGTGCCTCAAATGCTACCACTGCCAGTATCGCTCAATCTCCTACTGCAGGAACAAACGCAAGTAACATTGCTATGGATTCTTCCAGCAATGGAAGATTCAGTAAACTTGGCATGACTGCGCTCCTGGCCACTGGCATTGGCAATGCGGTGCTCGTCACGGTCTCGTTGGCCATCTCTGTAGCCATGTTCATCTACATCAGAAGGAAGCTGAGATCCTCCCCAATGGAAGACGCTACAAAATCCAATGCCGCGCTTGGTTTCGAGCATGAGGAGGATGACAAGGTCAGGAACGGCGAGGACAAGTGCCAGAAGAGCGGCGCGCTTATCTGCTTCGAGGGCGGCGAGGAGCTGAGGCTGGAGACCCTCCTCAAGGCCTCGGCCGAGGTGCTCGGCAAGGGCGTGTACGGGAGCACCTACAAGGCGGTCCTCGAGGACGGCATCGTGGCCGCCGTGAAGCGGCTCAGCGCTCTGCAGTTTCCGGGCCGGAGCAAGGCCTTCGACCGCCACATGCGGCTCGTCGGCAGGCTCCGCCACCGGCACGTCGTCAGCCTCAGGGGCTACTGCAGCTCCAACGGCGAGCGGCTGCTCGTATACGACTACCTCCCCAACGGGAGCCTCCAGTCCCTTCTGCAAATCAATGGTACGTACTACGTGCTAGATGAGGAACCCATCCCATCCTGAATTTCATGGCATTGCACGTTCCCGTTGATGTGTTCTTGATTGGCCATTCCATTGCAGGTGGAGGCGGGAGAACGAGAAGCTTGGACTGGGGGACGAGGAAGGGCATCCTGTTCGACGCGGCGCAGGGACTCAACTACATCCACACGTTCCCGGCGCGGCCGACGCTGGTGCACGGGAACGTGAAGCCGTCCAACATCCTCCTCGACGAGCGCGGCGCTGCGTGCGTCTCCGAGTGCGGGCTCATGCGCTACGCCGTCAACCTCCAGCAGTCCGTCCCGCAGGGCCCCGAGGTGTTCCTGGACcgggcggcggggagcggcggcGGATGGCACGGGtacgcggcgccggagctggcggcgtcgggctcgagggcgacgcaggaGTCGGACGTGTACAGCTTCGGTATGATGCTTCTCGCGGTGGTGACGGCCaagggcggcgaggaggagggcggaGGGGAGGAGACGATGGGGATGGTTAGGATCGGCGTCCTCCGCACTGCCGAGGCGCCGGAGGAGAGGCCCAGGATGTCGCAGGTGCTCACCATGATGAGCGAATTCATCTAGTGGTCAGCCAATGCATCATCAGGCAGTGCATCATCACCAAGACCATGATCAGCCAATGCCCCATCAGCCAACGACTGTTCTACGAATGCCATTAGCTGGAGCACCTCCAATTAATCCTTCATAGTAGAGTGAAAGATTTTATTATCGTCTTCCTGTCTGTGACCGTTAGGTTCTTGTTGTACCGAGTCCTCTGTGATTGGATGTAGCATGCTGTGGCATGCTAATCTCACCACATTTAAACCATGGTAACTATACGATAGCCTAATGTGTGTAACCAAACAACATGACCTCGCATCAGCATAGCAAATATGGGTTACGTGCTGGACACCAAACGAACCGGGCTTTGTTGCTGAATCAGAAAATACATCACGAGCAACCAAACAACCCACCAATTCTGGTAGGGAGCTCGTTTGCAATGGGCTAAGACCCATGGAGCCCCAAAATCTGCCCCGACAATCAATCACACCATGGGAGTCCAGGACGATCCCGACATTGCTCGATCCCCTCTTCATCACTCCCACCCACTCTATTCATGTCTCCTCCATTCCCTCTCACTCTCTCCCATGACGAAAAATCCATCACCGCTAGTCTTCCTAGTGCCTCCAGCCAACTCCATCACCATGGAAAAAACTATGCCATCGCCCCCTCTCCGGCCAACCTGGCCACCTAGTTTCTACCACCCTCAAGCAAATCAGTGCAAGAACACGCCAACTGGCACTCGGAAAACTCCTCCTGCAATCCGTCTTCCACCCCGGCTGACGACACAGTCATAGTGCTCCCTAGCATTTGTTGGAGATAGTGCTCTAGAGACAAATTATAATAACTATATTATATGAACATATGTTCATAATTCATTTCtgccatgctataactgtattatgAGCAAAACATAATACACGTGTGGTATTGTAAACAACCAATAGTCCCTGGTTAGCACGCAAGTGCATGACTGGTTCATTGAGGTCAATAGTTGGTTGAGGTTTTCCCGATAATGGACACACACGTCATTGACAATGAGATCATATCattagatgaaggatgtggtggaTATACCCGCAACATAAGTATTGTAACATGATCATACCGTATGGACTTCAATGTTACGACATTTATATCtagtgcatagtaacttaatccttagaccatgagatcgTATTAATCGCCATCTACTAAGGTTGCCTTAGATGTTTTTAACCGCCAGACCATGATAGGGCAGTCATAAAGGCTTAGGTAGGTATACCGGTGGAATGGTTGAGGCCTAGGCTATCAAGAGCGGGATTTGTTCCGTCTTTGTGACGGGAAGATACTTATAAGAgcccactcggtgagattatATCCATGAATGTTGCGCAGCTAATGACTAGGTCATGGGGATATAATCGTATGTGAACGAGTGAATAagccttgtcggtaacgagatcaAACTAGGTATCAGGATACCGATGATCATATCTCCTACAAGTGCAAGTATCGAATGAACAAAGGAGTAAGACTATTTGCATAGGTTCAAACGACAATTATATCTTCGTGGATTTCATAGTGATCGCAATGGTTCTCCAGACCCCCATAGTGATCATATGACCGGTGAACTGGTCACCGATCATAGCTATGTTGTACCCGAACTGTAGGATAACACACTTAAGTGTTCACTGAAAGTACAGATGGTTTTGGATTCACCAGAGTTGAGAGGAATATCCGGATTAGGATTTCGGTGAGTTCCGAAAGAGGTTCAGAATAGTTCGGGAGGTgtccgatgacccacaagtatagggggtgtatcgtagtactttcgataaataagagtgtcgaacccaacgaggagcagaaggtgttgacaagcggtttcgatgaaggattcaccgtaaatgctcacgagacaagttttcgaggggttttgatatagcgagataaataaaatacaagtaagtaaaatgcgagaataataattgc includes these proteins:
- the LOC124674993 gene encoding probable leucine-rich repeat receptor-like protein kinase At1g68400 — its product is MPHFHRCLSMLPLMILLFHLPTWFVHGEVANGGHQDLPFLLSFKSYNNVAALETWVGPNPCSGSWLGVRCSRGRVAGVFLDDAALLGSVAPLLGLTQIRVLAVRNNSLTGTLPPLNNSTSPRLRHLLLSHNNISGSLNLSLPSLVTLRAEHNSFSGGLQELRVPMIARFNVSVNKLAGDISSSLSRFPSSSFGGNLDLCGKPLPRCVHAYNNAVQYSASNATTASIAQSPTAGTNASNIAMDSSSNGRFSKLGMTALLATGIGNAVLVTVSLAISVAMFIYIRRKLRSSPMEDATKSNAALGFEHEEDDKVRNGEDKCQKSGALICFEGGEELRLETLLKASAEVLGKGVYGSTYKAVLEDGIVAAVKRLSALQFPGRSKAFDRHMRLVGRLRHRHVVSLRGYCSSNGERLLVYDYLPNGSLQSLLQINGGRTRSLDWGTRKGILFDAAQGLNYIHTFPARPTLVHGNVKPSNILLDERGAACVSECGLMRYAVNLQQSVPQGPEVFLDRAAGSGGGWHGYAAPELAASGSRATQESDVYSFGMMLLAVVTAKGGEEEGGGEETMGMVRIGVLRTAEAPEERPRMSQVLTMMSEFI